The following coding sequences are from one Macaca nemestrina isolate mMacNem1 chromosome 1, mMacNem.hap1, whole genome shotgun sequence window:
- the LOC139360261 gene encoding uncharacterized protein: protein MRDFPLAAGGTHPENAGAARGKDPLPQQRKTKRKKAYRQPALRNAPSKQWASATASSSCFCCNPRGTR from the coding sequence ATGCGAGATTTTCCTTTGGCAGCAGGAGGTACGCACCCAGAGAATGCTGGAGCTGCAAGGGGAAAGGACCCACTTCCAcagcagagaaaaacaaagaggaaaaaggcGTACAGGCAGCCAGCGCTAAGGAACGCACCCAGCAAGCAGTGGGCCAGTGCCACTGCCTCCAGCAGCTGTTTCTGCTGTAACCCGAGAGGAACTCGGTGA